One segment of Thermosynechococcus sp. HN-54 DNA contains the following:
- a CDS encoding nucleotidyltransferase substrate binding protein has product MLRRVIRACLALGLLTPEEARLALQMVDDRTLTAHTYNESLADAIFSRLAQHAMLMSRWLAALAAGGLED; this is encoded by the coding sequence TTGCTTCGCCGAGTGATCCGTGCTTGTTTGGCCCTTGGCCTACTTACCCCAGAGGAGGCTCGCTTAGCGCTGCAAATGGTGGACGATCGCACCTTGACCGCCCACACCTACAATGAGAGCTTGGCGGATGCGATTTTCTCGCGGTTAGCCCAGCATGCCATGCTCATGAGCCGCTGGTTAGCTGCCCTCGCAGCAGGAGGATTGGAGGATTGA
- a CDS encoding nucleotidyltransferase family protein, which yields MARGGHRLESFLGASTGQVSIGELQELKGILEDFFTGLPVKVYLFGSAAHGALRQSSDLDVGILPLAPLPAGLLSELREHLEMSNLIYPVDVVDLSEVSADFRSRVITEGIQWIG from the coding sequence ATGGCTAGGGGGGGTCATCGTCTAGAATCCTTCCTAGGGGCATCCACAGGACAAGTAAGCATTGGAGAACTACAGGAACTCAAAGGGATCCTAGAAGACTTTTTCACCGGGCTTCCCGTCAAGGTTTATCTATTCGGCTCGGCTGCCCATGGTGCCCTGCGGCAAAGCTCCGACTTGGATGTGGGCATCCTGCCCCTTGCACCATTGCCCGCGGGGCTTTTGAGTGAGTTGCGGGAGCACCTAGAAATGTCCAACCTGATCTATCCAGTAGATGTGGTGGACTTGTCAGAAGTGTCCGCTGACTTTCGATCGCGAGTCATCACAGAGGGCATTCAGTGGATCGGCTGA
- a CDS encoding Npun_F5560 family protein, with protein MNDTSLNLADELLVRDQLVQQLSEELYQLMVQHPELFVRFYQARKTEAANAEALKLLQVQVQQVEAKIAAYQEQILAYQQQSQNREAEMNELKAQVIELSDRNQMLERVIQEMPEVYRQKFSERLSQVKLKIESLEKENAQLRAELRNLQTLLAAQARQQQQQGFPSLQPARVGLVPSFGNG; from the coding sequence GTGAACGATACTTCCCTCAACTTAGCCGACGAACTGCTGGTACGGGATCAACTCGTGCAGCAACTCTCAGAGGAACTCTATCAACTCATGGTGCAGCATCCTGAGTTATTTGTGCGCTTTTACCAAGCCCGCAAGACCGAAGCCGCCAATGCCGAAGCCCTCAAGTTGCTGCAAGTGCAGGTGCAACAGGTGGAAGCAAAAATTGCCGCCTACCAAGAACAGATCCTTGCCTACCAGCAGCAGAGCCAAAATCGTGAAGCGGAAATGAATGAACTGAAGGCTCAAGTCATTGAATTGAGCGATCGCAACCAGATGTTGGAGCGCGTCATCCAAGAAATGCCCGAAGTCTATCGGCAAAAATTTAGTGAGCGGCTGAGTCAAGTTAAACTCAAAATTGAAAGCCTCGAAAAAGAAAACGCGCAACTGCGTGCCGAACTGCGGAATCTACAAACCCTCTTGGCTGCACAAGCCCGTCAGCAACAGCAGCAGGGATTCCCTTCATTACAACCGGCTCGTGTTGGCCTTGTTCCCAGCTTTGGTAATGGCTAG
- the rsmH gene encoding 16S rRNA (cytosine(1402)-N(4))-methyltransferase RsmH codes for MQDLEFSTYHQPVLATAVLEALQPKARGFYLDATVGGGGHTALLLRAEPTCRVLAIDQDPMALAAAQEFLAPFGDRVQFWQGNFADLPVAEPMFDGILADLGVSSAQLDRPERGFSFRFDAPLDMRMNPNNPLTAATVINHYSERELADIFYEYGEERFARRIARQIVARRPLTTTQELAQVVAHCLKASPRQRIHPATRVFQALRIYVNQELGVLDQFLARSPHWLKPPGRIAVISFHSLEDRRVKQAWRAHPLLEVVTRKPIVPDAAEVALNPRSRSAKLRIAARTAV; via the coding sequence ATGCAAGATTTGGAATTTTCCACCTACCATCAACCGGTACTGGCAACCGCAGTTCTTGAGGCGCTACAGCCGAAGGCGAGGGGATTCTACTTGGATGCAACGGTGGGCGGTGGCGGACACACGGCACTTTTATTGCGGGCGGAGCCAACCTGTCGAGTGCTGGCGATCGATCAAGACCCGATGGCCCTAGCGGCAGCTCAAGAGTTCCTTGCCCCTTTTGGCGATCGCGTGCAGTTTTGGCAGGGTAATTTTGCTGATCTACCTGTAGCTGAACCGATGTTTGATGGCATTTTGGCAGATCTGGGGGTGAGTTCCGCCCAGTTGGATCGCCCAGAACGGGGCTTTAGTTTTCGCTTTGATGCCCCCCTCGATATGCGCATGAATCCCAATAACCCTTTGACAGCCGCAACGGTGATCAATCATTACAGCGAGCGAGAACTGGCGGATATTTTCTACGAGTATGGTGAAGAACGCTTTGCCCGCCGCATTGCGCGGCAGATTGTTGCCCGTCGCCCCCTCACCACCACCCAAGAACTGGCACAAGTGGTTGCCCACTGCCTCAAAGCTTCTCCCCGCCAACGTATTCATCCGGCCACGCGGGTGTTTCAGGCCTTGCGTATCTATGTGAACCAAGAGCTAGGGGTGCTCGACCAATTTTTGGCGCGATCGCCCCACTGGTTAAAGCCCCCAGGGCGCATTGCTGTGATTAGTTTCCATAGCCTAGAGGATCGCCGTGTGAAGCAGGCGTGGCGTGCCCATCCCCTCCTAGAAGTTGTGACCCGTAAACCGATTGTCCCAGATGCGGCAGAAGTGGCTCTCAACCCGCGATCGCGCTCGGCAAAGCTGCGAATTGCTGCGCGTACTGCTGTGTGA
- a CDS encoding penicillin-binding protein 2 produces the protein MKTARSTPSSLPSLRVGLIFAFLLLVMGGVVARLIYLQIVQGDTLAARAQQQQRHYTLPTLARYPITDCRETVVALDRPVFTLFAHPIQFKVERRAIAHDLAPLLQQSPEQLLAKFSTYPTGVPIAYDIDEETAAKIRALNYDGLELNQAWQRIYPQQELMAGIVGYVDRDHQGQAGIEFSQNQFLQVPHSRQLLSMNALGQWLPALAPADPRVLSQGYHVRLTIDSRLQHTARQALQQQLRKFNARRGTVIVLEVKTGALRALVSEPSYDPNHYYRADPALFRNWAVSDLYEPGSTFKPINTAIALELNAITPDTVLPDEGRITVGGWPIQNSDFSQRGGRGALNIAQILAYSSNVAMVHMMNRIPARHYYRYLHRLGLTEKVGSDLPFETAAQLKPPEQFINYPIEPATTAFGQGFSLTPLHLAQLLGAIANGGELVTPHVIDGLYDENGQLQRRLERRPPRRVFSQRTSQAVIKMLGEVVRFGTGKPAHIPGYRLGGKTGTAQKAIGGTYSNLRITSFVAIFPLDQPQYVILAVVDEPKGDDAYGSTVAIPIVRAVTESLITIEGIPPSHPEELRRPATPASVSQ, from the coding sequence ATGAAGACCGCCCGCTCAACACCCTCCTCTCTGCCATCCTTACGGGTCGGTCTCATTTTTGCCTTCCTGTTGCTCGTGATGGGGGGCGTGGTTGCCCGTCTTATCTATTTGCAAATTGTTCAAGGAGACACCTTAGCGGCACGGGCACAGCAACAACAACGGCACTACACGCTGCCAACCTTGGCACGCTACCCAATTACCGATTGCCGAGAGACGGTGGTTGCCCTAGATCGGCCTGTGTTTACGCTCTTTGCCCATCCCATTCAGTTCAAAGTGGAGCGTCGGGCGATCGCCCACGATCTGGCTCCCTTACTCCAGCAATCTCCAGAGCAACTGTTGGCCAAATTCAGCACCTATCCCACAGGGGTACCCATTGCCTACGACATTGATGAGGAAACTGCCGCCAAAATTCGCGCCCTCAACTACGATGGCCTAGAACTCAACCAAGCGTGGCAGCGCATTTATCCGCAGCAGGAATTGATGGCGGGGATTGTTGGCTATGTGGATCGCGACCACCAAGGTCAAGCGGGGATTGAGTTTAGCCAAAACCAGTTTTTACAGGTTCCCCATAGCCGCCAACTCCTCTCAATGAATGCTTTGGGTCAGTGGTTACCTGCCCTTGCCCCTGCGGATCCGCGGGTCTTGAGTCAGGGGTATCATGTGCGCCTCACAATTGATAGCCGTCTGCAACATACGGCGCGTCAAGCCCTGCAACAGCAGTTACGCAAATTCAACGCTAGACGGGGCACGGTCATTGTTTTAGAAGTGAAAACCGGAGCGCTGCGGGCACTGGTCTCAGAGCCTTCCTACGATCCCAATCATTACTACCGTGCTGATCCAGCCCTTTTTCGCAACTGGGCGGTCTCAGATCTCTATGAGCCGGGATCAACCTTTAAGCCAATCAACACCGCGATCGCCCTTGAACTCAATGCCATTACCCCCGATACGGTGCTGCCCGATGAGGGTCGGATTACGGTGGGGGGCTGGCCGATTCAGAACAGTGACTTTAGCCAACGGGGCGGTCGCGGTGCCCTCAATATTGCCCAAATTCTCGCCTACTCCAGTAATGTGGCGATGGTGCACATGATGAACCGCATTCCAGCCCGCCACTATTATCGCTATCTGCATCGCTTGGGTCTGACGGAGAAGGTGGGCAGTGATCTGCCTTTTGAAACCGCCGCCCAATTGAAACCTCCTGAGCAGTTTATTAACTATCCCATTGAACCGGCAACGACAGCCTTTGGCCAAGGCTTTTCCCTCACGCCGCTGCACCTCGCACAACTCTTGGGGGCGATCGCCAATGGCGGTGAGCTGGTGACTCCCCACGTCATTGATGGCCTCTACGATGAGAATGGCCAACTGCAAAGGCGACTTGAGCGACGGCCTCCGCGTCGAGTGTTTTCGCAGCGCACCAGTCAAGCAGTGATCAAGATGCTGGGAGAAGTGGTTCGCTTTGGTACGGGGAAACCTGCTCACATTCCCGGCTACCGCTTGGGGGGCAAAACAGGCACAGCGCAAAAGGCGATTGGCGGTACCTACAGCAATCTGCGCATCACCAGCTTTGTGGCCATTTTTCCCCTTGATCAGCCGCAGTATGTGATCTTGGCGGTGGTGGATGAACCGAAGGGGGATGATGCCTATGGGTCAACAGTGGCGATTCCAATTGTGCGGGCGGTAACCGAGTCCCTGATTACGATTGAGGGCATTCCCCCCTCTCACCCAGAGGAATTGCGACGCCCCGCTACGCCAGCTTCAGTGTCACAATAG
- the psbP gene encoding photosystem II reaction center PsbP: MIQRFFATALAILVVLLGGCSATSGLQAYVDSYDGYEFLYPRGWVQVQVEDPVDVVFHDIIETTENVSVVVNTVSSTKSLEELGSPEEVGDRLLRNIIAPTESGRSSALISATSQKADDKTYYILEYAVTLPGDRANAQQRHNLSSIAVSRGKVYTLSVSAPEERWPKVEDQFKTIVSSFTVY; the protein is encoded by the coding sequence ATGATTCAACGGTTTTTTGCCACAGCGTTGGCGATTCTTGTGGTGTTGCTGGGGGGGTGTTCGGCCACCAGTGGACTGCAAGCCTATGTGGATAGCTATGATGGCTATGAATTTCTTTACCCACGCGGCTGGGTACAGGTACAAGTTGAAGACCCCGTGGATGTGGTCTTTCACGACATTATTGAGACGACAGAAAACGTCAGTGTGGTCGTGAATACGGTTTCCAGCACGAAGTCTCTTGAGGAATTGGGGTCACCAGAGGAGGTGGGCGATCGCCTGCTGCGCAATATCATTGCCCCAACTGAAAGCGGGCGCAGTTCTGCCTTGATTTCCGCAACTTCCCAAAAGGCAGATGATAAAACCTACTACATTCTGGAGTATGCGGTCACCCTGCCGGGGGATAGAGCAAACGCGCAGCAGCGGCACAATTTGTCGAGTATTGCCGTCAGCCGAGGCAAGGTTTATACTCTCAGTGTTTCAGCTCCAGAAGAGCGATGGCCAAAGGTAGAAGACCAGTTTAAGACCATCGTGTCCTCATTTACTGTATATTAG
- a CDS encoding aldo/keto reductase: MRYRRFGRTGLNLSVFSLGTMRALGSPEVMQTVIEGAIAHGINHIETAAAYGASEAYIGRALNALGQPAVFITTKLLPQGDADHVQQQIAQSLERLQVSRLDGVALHGLNTPEHLAWLSTEGMAMLRQLQAKGVIGALGFSSHGALSVILRAISSNQFDFVNLHYTYFQQRNAPAIAAAAERDMGIFIISPADKGGQLYQPSQRLQDLCAPFHPLHWSYRWLLSQPAITTLSIGPATVAELAFPLAVADQVAPLSAEEQAVGDRLQAVMQETLGTDLCQQCYACLPCPEEIHIPEVLRLHNLAVAYDMTEFGKYRYGMFGRAGHWFPGQPANRCTECGDCLPRCPGGLEIPRLLRETHEQLQGIARSRLWQDI, translated from the coding sequence ATGCGCTACCGCCGCTTTGGTCGCACGGGGCTAAACCTCTCGGTTTTTTCCCTTGGAACGATGCGTGCCTTGGGCAGTCCAGAGGTCATGCAGACGGTCATTGAGGGGGCGATCGCCCACGGCATTAACCACATTGAAACCGCCGCCGCCTACGGTGCCAGTGAAGCCTACATTGGTCGTGCCCTCAACGCATTGGGGCAGCCCGCCGTTTTTATCACCACCAAACTCTTGCCCCAAGGGGATGCGGATCACGTCCAGCAACAAATTGCTCAATCCCTTGAGCGTCTCCAAGTCTCACGGTTAGACGGTGTTGCCCTCCATGGCCTAAACACCCCTGAGCATCTCGCATGGCTGAGCACTGAGGGGATGGCAATGCTGCGGCAGTTGCAAGCAAAGGGGGTAATTGGTGCTTTGGGCTTTTCCAGTCATGGAGCGTTGTCTGTGATTTTGCGGGCGATCTCCAGCAATCAATTTGACTTTGTCAATCTGCATTACACCTACTTTCAGCAACGCAATGCCCCAGCGATCGCCGCTGCCGCTGAGCGGGATATGGGCATTTTCATCATCTCCCCGGCCGATAAGGGGGGACAACTCTACCAGCCTTCCCAACGGCTCCAAGACCTCTGTGCGCCTTTTCACCCTCTCCATTGGAGCTATCGCTGGTTGCTGAGTCAGCCTGCTATCACCACCTTGAGTATTGGACCTGCCACCGTTGCTGAGTTGGCCTTTCCCTTGGCCGTGGCCGATCAAGTGGCACCCCTTAGTGCTGAAGAGCAAGCAGTGGGCGATCGCCTGCAAGCAGTGATGCAGGAAACCCTAGGCACCGATTTATGTCAACAATGTTATGCCTGTTTGCCCTGCCCCGAAGAGATTCACATCCCCGAAGTGTTGCGGCTTCACAACTTGGCCGTCGCCTACGACATGACAGAATTTGGCAAGTATCGCTATGGGATGTTTGGCCGTGCCGGACATTGGTTTCCTGGTCAACCCGCCAACCGCTGTACTGAATGTGGCGATTGTTTGCCCCGCTGTCCCGGTGGCTTAGAGATTCCTCGGCTATTGCGGGAAACCCATGAGCAGTTGCAGGGCATCGCGCGATCGCGCCTTTGGCAGGACATTTAA
- a CDS encoding bifunctional nuclease family protein, protein MIEMTVAGIALDATNRRTPIVLLKDGAGRRALPIWIGDNEARAILMALENQRAPRPMTHDLMVNILTEWNMTLERVVIHSLEDNTYYAVLTLRQGETRKDIDARPSDAIALALRCDCPIWVMEAVVADASIPVDRDADEEERQAFRRFLDSIRPEDFIQQGRGMEEDSSAG, encoded by the coding sequence ATGATTGAAATGACTGTTGCTGGGATTGCCCTCGATGCCACTAACCGTCGCACCCCGATTGTGTTGCTCAAAGACGGTGCTGGACGGCGAGCACTGCCCATCTGGATTGGTGATAATGAGGCGCGGGCAATTTTAATGGCCTTGGAAAATCAACGGGCACCGCGACCGATGACCCATGATCTGATGGTAAACATTCTCACCGAATGGAATATGACCCTAGAACGGGTGGTGATCCACTCCCTCGAAGACAACACCTACTATGCGGTGCTGACACTGCGCCAAGGAGAAACTCGTAAAGACATTGATGCTCGTCCTAGCGATGCCATTGCCCTTGCTCTGCGCTGTGATTGCCCGATTTGGGTGATGGAAGCGGTTGTTGCCGATGCCTCGATTCCCGTTGATCGCGATGCTGACGAGGAAGAACGCCAAGCCTTTCGCCGCTTTTTAGATTCGATTCGCCCCGAAGATTTTATTCAGCAGGGACGGGGAATGGAAGAGGATTCCTCCGCAGGCTAG
- the wecB gene encoding non-hydrolyzing UDP-N-acetylglucosamine 2-epimerase: MVASPIPICITLGTRPEAIKLAPVIQAFQRSPLFSPYVVLTGQHREMVDQVMTLFDLRADRDLAIMQPKQTLTEITCRALQGLEQLYQELLPWLVLVQGDTTTAFAATLAAFYQQIPVGHVEAGLRTDDLYNPYPEEANRRLISQLAQLHFAPTEQAVKNLQAAGVTGAIHLTGNTVIDALLQMADRQPVCHVPGLDWQQYRVLLATVHRRENWGAPLEDIANGFLKILNTIPDTALLLPLHRNPTVREPLKAYLGHHPRVFLTEPLDYPALVAAIKGSTLLLTDSGGLQEEAPSLGKPVLVLRETTERPEAVTAGTAKLVGTFADRIAAAAIELLTDAVAYNRMATAINPFGDGHASDRILEIVTQFFAQLTK; this comes from the coding sequence ATGGTTGCTTCCCCGATCCCGATCTGCATTACGTTGGGTACGCGCCCGGAAGCAATCAAATTGGCACCGGTCATTCAAGCCTTCCAGCGATCGCCCCTTTTTAGCCCCTACGTCGTCCTCACCGGACAGCACCGCGAGATGGTGGATCAGGTGATGACCCTGTTTGACCTGCGAGCCGATCGGGACTTGGCCATTATGCAGCCCAAGCAAACCCTAACCGAAATTACCTGTCGTGCCCTCCAAGGCTTGGAGCAACTCTATCAAGAATTATTACCGTGGCTGGTCTTGGTACAGGGAGATACCACCACAGCCTTTGCCGCTACCCTTGCCGCCTTTTATCAGCAGATTCCTGTCGGTCATGTGGAAGCGGGCTTGCGCACCGATGATCTCTATAATCCCTATCCGGAGGAGGCCAACCGCCGCCTCATTTCCCAATTGGCACAGTTGCATTTTGCCCCTACGGAACAAGCTGTCAAGAATTTGCAAGCAGCAGGGGTAACGGGTGCGATTCACTTGACGGGGAATACGGTAATTGATGCGCTCCTGCAAATGGCCGATCGCCAGCCAGTGTGCCATGTCCCCGGCCTTGACTGGCAACAGTATCGGGTGCTCCTTGCCACCGTTCACCGTCGTGAAAACTGGGGTGCCCCCTTAGAAGACATTGCCAATGGTTTCCTGAAAATCTTAAACACGATTCCTGATACTGCCTTGCTCTTGCCCCTGCACCGCAATCCCACCGTACGTGAACCCCTCAAAGCCTATTTGGGGCATCATCCCCGCGTTTTTCTCACGGAGCCACTGGACTATCCTGCCCTTGTAGCAGCGATCAAGGGATCAACACTCCTGCTGACGGATTCCGGTGGCCTACAAGAGGAGGCGCCTAGTCTCGGTAAACCAGTACTGGTGTTGCGGGAAACCACTGAACGGCCGGAAGCGGTCACCGCTGGCACGGCTAAACTGGTGGGCACATTTGCGGATAGGATTGCAGCAGCAGCAATTGAATTGCTCACGGATGCAGTGGCCTACAATCGCATGGCGACGGCGATTAATCCCTTTGGCGATGGTCATGCGAGCGATCGCATCCTTGAGATTGTGACCCAGTTTTTTGCCCAGCTGACAAAGTAA
- a CDS encoding diacylglycerol/polyprenol kinase family protein translates to MTMFWAGILVASWLGLVLLTAEMIHAWFPNAKEWSRKVVHIGAGQVILIAYALGVPTSWGIVAAAIAGMVTLLSYQIPIFPSISGVGRQSWGTFFYAVSIGTLMALFWDTLPELAVLGILVMAWGDGLAALVGINWGRHPLPGTSKSWEGTLTMFCVSTLVVALSLTPIAAIELLWIAPLVGLGATLLELIAWRGVDNLTVPIGSALLAYGLLNLS, encoded by the coding sequence ATGACAATGTTCTGGGCAGGAATTTTGGTCGCCAGTTGGCTGGGCCTGGTGCTGTTAACCGCAGAAATGATTCACGCTTGGTTTCCCAATGCCAAAGAATGGTCACGGAAGGTGGTTCACATTGGTGCGGGTCAAGTGATTCTCATTGCCTATGCCCTAGGGGTACCCACGAGTTGGGGAATTGTGGCGGCTGCGATCGCTGGTATGGTCACACTGCTGTCGTACCAGATTCCGATTTTTCCCAGTATTAGCGGCGTGGGGCGGCAAAGCTGGGGCACTTTTTTTTATGCGGTGAGTATTGGCACATTAATGGCGCTCTTTTGGGACACGCTGCCGGAACTGGCGGTTCTGGGCATTTTGGTGATGGCTTGGGGAGATGGCTTGGCTGCCCTTGTGGGGATTAACTGGGGACGCCATCCCCTGCCGGGAACCAGTAAAAGCTGGGAAGGAACCCTGACCATGTTCTGTGTGAGTACCTTGGTGGTAGCTCTATCCCTCACCCCCATTGCCGCCATAGAGTTGCTCTGGATTGCCCCTTTGGTGGGTCTGGGTGCGACCCTGTTGGAACTGATTGCTTGGCGAGGGGTTGATAATCTCACAGTTCCGATCGGTAGCGCCCTCTTGGCCTATGGGTTACTCAATTTGAGTTGA
- a CDS encoding alpha/beta hydrolase produces the protein MTTLQFLTFPDPPIAAEHSLLLLHGWGANAADLISLGSLLAPQAQTYAAEAPFPHPYVPQGRMWYDLNQHNALSGSLLLDERATDLATSEAALREWIASLPIDLNSTILGGFSQGGALTLAVGLTLPLAGLLVFSGYLVRPPVVTATSPPVLMIHGTADPVVPFASAQASWQALQAAGVKGAFHALAMAHEINGEAVAIARQFIENTLPKINSN, from the coding sequence ATGACAACGCTCCAATTTCTCACCTTTCCCGATCCGCCGATCGCGGCAGAACACAGCCTTCTATTACTCCACGGCTGGGGTGCCAATGCCGCAGATCTCATTTCCCTTGGATCGTTGCTGGCTCCCCAAGCCCAAACCTATGCAGCGGAAGCCCCCTTTCCCCATCCCTACGTCCCCCAAGGGCGGATGTGGTATGACTTGAATCAGCACAATGCCCTCAGTGGCTCATTACTGCTCGATGAGCGGGCAACAGATCTGGCCACCAGTGAAGCGGCGCTGCGAGAGTGGATTGCCAGCTTGCCCATTGATCTCAACAGCACAATTTTAGGGGGATTTTCCCAAGGGGGAGCACTGACATTGGCTGTGGGGTTAACGTTGCCCTTGGCAGGATTATTGGTCTTTAGTGGCTATTTGGTTCGCCCGCCAGTGGTGACAGCCACCTCGCCGCCCGTGTTGATGATCCATGGCACAGCGGATCCTGTGGTGCCCTTTGCCAGTGCCCAAGCCAGTTGGCAAGCCCTGCAAGCCGCAGGCGTGAAGGGAGCGTTTCATGCCCTAGCAATGGCTCATGAAATTAACGGAGAGGCAGTCGCGATCGCCCGCCAATTTATTGAGAATACCCTTCCTAAAATCAACTCAAATTGA
- a CDS encoding LysR family transcriptional regulator translates to MKQATLHQLKVFEVTARHGSFTRAAEELFLTQPTVSIQMKQLTRAVGMPLFEQVGKRLYLTEAGKELLATCQDIFERLERFEMAVANLKGLKQGHLRLCVITTAKYVIPRLLGPFCQRYPGIDVALTVTNHEQVVERIRGNMDDLYIPSCPPENVDVECHRFLDNPLVVVAPSHHRLSGRSKIPIQELAGEPFIMREQGSGTRQAVEKLFAEHGVPINIRLELGSNESIKQAIAGGLGISVLSHHCLALDRESSQLTILDVEHFPIQRHWHLVYPAGKQLSVVAQAFFDYVSTEGRAMIESSLTYPSVAAPAKELNPV, encoded by the coding sequence TTGAAACAAGCAACCCTACATCAGCTTAAGGTTTTTGAGGTCACTGCTCGCCACGGAAGTTTTACCCGCGCTGCCGAGGAACTCTTTCTGACGCAGCCTACCGTTTCGATTCAAATGAAGCAGTTGACCCGTGCCGTTGGTATGCCCCTCTTTGAGCAAGTGGGCAAGCGGCTCTATCTCACAGAAGCCGGCAAGGAACTGCTGGCCACCTGCCAAGACATCTTTGAGCGCCTTGAGCGGTTTGAAATGGCCGTTGCCAATCTCAAGGGTCTCAAGCAGGGACACTTGCGGCTGTGTGTCATTACCACGGCCAAATATGTGATTCCTCGGCTGCTAGGGCCATTTTGCCAGCGCTATCCGGGGATTGATGTCGCTCTGACGGTCACCAACCATGAACAGGTGGTGGAGCGTATCCGAGGCAATATGGACGATCTCTATATTCCCAGTTGCCCACCGGAGAATGTGGATGTGGAGTGTCACCGCTTTTTGGATAACCCCTTGGTGGTGGTTGCCCCCAGTCACCATCGCCTCAGTGGCCGCAGTAAAATCCCGATCCAAGAACTGGCGGGAGAACCCTTTATTATGCGGGAGCAGGGGTCGGGCACCCGCCAAGCGGTGGAAAAGCTCTTTGCGGAGCATGGTGTCCCAATCAATATCCGCCTTGAGTTGGGAAGTAACGAGTCCATTAAGCAGGCGATCGCCGGCGGCCTAGGAATTTCTGTCCTGTCTCACCACTGCTTAGCCCTCGATCGCGAGTCCAGCCAGTTGACGATTCTCGATGTCGAACATTTCCCGATTCAGCGGCACTGGCATCTGGTCTATCCTGCGGGCAAACAACTGTCGGTGGTGGCTCAGGCCTTCTTTGACTATGTGTCCACTGAGGGTCGGGCGATGATTGAATCGAGCCTCACCTATCCCAGTGTGGCGGCGCCGGCCAAGGAACTCAACCCTGTCTAG
- a CDS encoding pentapeptide repeat-containing protein produces the protein MMIKGHLNQVMSDRLRGGKHLWNEWRRAYPQLTVDLSEMNLTGMDLRGYDLRGCNLSRACLREVNLAHGDLRFANLYEADLTGANLDDADCRGALFLKVVGDGATAQRANFQLANLQYARFTYADFSWATLEQADCRHSNWCEADLSHARAAASDFSFALLMGASLNEATLRFAQLVQASLEGVQAYRCNFYAANLAYAGLTGGYFSRALFVRANLNHAICRWANFRHANLQQSQCEQTDFHYSLYVS, from the coding sequence ATGATGATCAAAGGGCACTTAAATCAGGTAATGAGCGATCGCCTGCGGGGGGGAAAACACCTCTGGAACGAATGGCGGCGAGCTTATCCTCAGCTTACTGTAGATTTGAGTGAAATGAATCTTACGGGCATGGATCTGCGGGGCTATGACCTCCGGGGCTGCAATCTCAGCCGTGCCTGTTTGCGAGAGGTGAACCTTGCCCACGGCGATTTGCGCTTTGCTAACCTCTATGAGGCGGATCTGACAGGGGCTAACCTCGATGATGCCGATTGCCGAGGAGCGTTGTTCTTGAAAGTGGTGGGCGATGGCGCCACTGCTCAGCGGGCAAACTTTCAACTGGCCAACTTGCAGTACGCCCGTTTTACCTATGCCGATTTCTCTTGGGCGACCCTTGAGCAGGCGGATTGTCGCCACAGCAATTGGTGTGAAGCCGATCTTAGCCATGCCCGTGCCGCTGCTAGCGACTTTTCCTTTGCCCTGCTGATGGGAGCAAGTCTCAATGAGGCGACGCTGCGGTTTGCTCAATTGGTGCAGGCTTCTTTGGAGGGGGTTCAGGCCTATCGCTGCAACTTTTATGCGGCCAATTTAGCCTATGCGGGACTGACAGGGGGCTATTTTTCCCGTGCTCTTTTTGTTCGTGCCAACCTCAACCATGCCATTTGTCGCTGGGCTAACTTTCGCCATGCCAATCTCCAGCAAAGCCAGTGCGAGCAAACGGACTTTCACTACAGCCTGTATGTTAGCTAG